From a region of the Coprococcus comes ATCC 27758 genome:
- the istA gene encoding IS21 family transposase, translating into MTKYREILRLKSLGFSERNIAQSCGVSRNTVAKVLKKAAEINLSWPLDFDMTDSALEELMFPKDKSATNKRMPNFNYIRKELLRNGVNKKLLWVEYCEECRMNSEEPLMYSQFCYYIQKDEEKRRATMHIPRKPGEQIEVDWAGDPAHIIDPDTGEITDAWIFVGVLTYSQYAFVKAYMNEKTDNWIKAHIQMFDFFGGVTPMLVSDNCTTAVNHKKSDWYNTALNTTYHEMAEHYNLAILPARVRKPKDKPNVEGSVGKISTWITAALRNEQFFSLAELNASIREKLDAYNARKFQKKECSRLSLFLGEEMPLLAPLPATPFELAEWKQATVQFNYHIAVDRMFYSVPYQYIKNKVDVRITDTTVEIFYNHNRIASHRRLYGRSSQYSTVTEHMPQEHQKYLEWNGDRFRKWADSIGINTSKVVDAILTSGRIEQQSYRSCMGLLKLAEKYSPEKLEQVCAKALSYSGKPSYKSIKNLLVATKDAPDTESESSQVEKPHGITRGAKYYGGKQS; encoded by the coding sequence ATGACCAAGTATCGTGAAATCCTACGCTTGAAAAGCTTAGGATTCAGTGAGAGGAACATCGCACAGAGTTGCGGTGTATCCAGAAACACAGTCGCCAAGGTTTTGAAAAAAGCAGCGGAAATCAATCTTTCATGGCCGCTGGATTTTGACATGACCGACAGTGCACTAGAGGAGCTGATGTTTCCTAAAGATAAGTCGGCAACGAATAAACGTATGCCAAACTTTAACTACATCCGCAAAGAACTTCTGCGGAACGGCGTAAACAAAAAGCTTCTCTGGGTAGAATACTGTGAGGAGTGCCGCATGAACAGCGAAGAGCCTCTAATGTATTCTCAGTTCTGCTACTACATCCAGAAGGATGAAGAAAAACGCAGGGCTACCATGCATATCCCTAGAAAACCAGGTGAACAGATTGAAGTTGACTGGGCAGGTGACCCTGCTCACATCATTGATCCGGACACCGGAGAAATAACAGATGCATGGATATTTGTAGGTGTATTAACTTACAGTCAGTATGCTTTTGTAAAAGCATATATGAATGAGAAAACTGACAACTGGATCAAAGCTCATATCCAGATGTTTGATTTCTTTGGCGGTGTCACACCTATGCTCGTTTCTGATAACTGCACAACCGCAGTGAATCATAAAAAGAGTGACTGGTACAACACTGCCTTAAACACAACTTATCATGAGATGGCAGAACATTACAATCTTGCCATCCTTCCGGCCAGAGTCCGGAAACCCAAAGATAAACCGAATGTAGAGGGATCGGTAGGAAAGATATCCACATGGATAACAGCAGCCCTTCGCAATGAACAGTTTTTCTCTCTTGCAGAATTGAATGCTTCAATCCGTGAAAAACTGGATGCCTACAACGCCCGTAAATTCCAGAAAAAGGAATGTAGCAGACTCAGTTTATTTCTTGGGGAAGAAATGCCATTACTGGCTCCGTTGCCTGCTACACCTTTTGAACTGGCTGAGTGGAAACAAGCCACCGTCCAGTTTAACTATCACATCGCAGTAGACAGAATGTTCTACTCCGTGCCTTATCAGTATATCAAAAATAAAGTTGATGTGCGTATAACAGATACAACGGTTGAAATATTTTATAATCACAATCGTATTGCCTCTCACAGACGACTCTATGGAAGAAGCAGTCAGTATTCTACAGTGACAGAACATATGCCGCAGGAACACCAGAAATATCTGGAATGGAACGGTGACCGGTTCCGTAAGTGGGCTGATTCGATTGGAATTAACACAAGTAAGGTTGTCGATGCAATACTTACCTCCGGCAGGATTGAACAGCAATCCTACAGAAGCTGCATGGGATTACTGAAACTGGCAGAAAAATATTCGCCAGAAAAGCTGGAACAGGTCTGCGCTAAGGCGCTCTCTTATTCCGGTAAACCCAGCTATAAAAGTATCAAAAATCTATTGGTTGCAACAAAGGATGCACCTGATACCGAATCAGAATCATCTCAAGTAGAAAAACCACACGGCATAACCAGAGGAGCCAAATACTATGGAGGTAAACAATCATGA
- a CDS encoding AIPR family protein — translation MSTTEAYVYLQEKIAAMKRDYPLLRDKTDEYVFTALCVRANYYKNPALDFTEQTISEVIVDGQYDGGVDALLLDPNSEADNLILVQSKYYKTITYDNVRDAIQKIILFYKDMEQGEYQNVNATVQRRFLSLNAEIGDESKIRFVFYTSAKKNRIRTDRIEKIVKEQFQDNDKFEVSLLYVDDIIEEIKELESRRPSVEGGIIKIDAANNALEYGEDAVIVNVSAFSIKELYALHSTNLLSRNLRYYIKKRDIDKSINDTIEHDPDQFWFRNNGITIVCDDFRVDGKIVHLKDFSIVNGGQTTTLIHKNKEITKEKDLFLPCKIIRAMGENTDEKNDFILEIAKATNSQKPIKKIDLKANASEQIRFCNSMREVGIFYQTKRGESVPKDFREDYCNTDLAQVGKLCLAGVFQLPASSRSKPSSLYEERFYAPVFDKNQGQIASIVKELLYIDYFFRKKYVKEFDKQHEKDIISPIAFAHNARTICIAFVALATRFKNGNLDTEKLREFFEHCSENKSYENHLYDLFSDLGEISYLLPKSLFRNKDLYEKTLSDLFTVIILSGFRYYQTVRRGDNSINETNFLKNDQNYYEILKTDWYEIEEKINNIYASLEDI, via the coding sequence ATGTCAACAACTGAAGCTTATGTCTATCTTCAAGAAAAAATAGCTGCTATGAAAAGAGATTATCCTCTATTAAGGGATAAAACAGATGAATATGTTTTTACTGCTCTTTGTGTCAGGGCTAATTATTACAAAAATCCTGCTTTAGATTTTACAGAACAAACCATTTCTGAAGTTATCGTTGATGGTCAATATGATGGTGGGGTTGATGCATTATTACTTGATCCCAATTCAGAAGCAGATAATCTTATCCTTGTTCAATCGAAATATTATAAAACTATTACATATGACAATGTAAGAGACGCAATACAGAAAATAATACTTTTTTATAAGGATATGGAACAAGGTGAATATCAAAACGTAAACGCTACCGTACAAAGACGTTTTTTATCATTAAACGCTGAAATTGGTGATGAATCAAAAATTAGATTTGTTTTTTATACTAGTGCTAAGAAAAACAGAATAAGAACTGATCGTATCGAAAAAATTGTAAAAGAACAATTTCAAGACAATGATAAATTTGAAGTTTCTCTTCTATATGTAGATGATATTATCGAAGAAATAAAAGAATTAGAATCAAGGAGACCATCTGTAGAAGGCGGTATAATCAAAATCGATGCAGCTAATAATGCTTTAGAATATGGTGAAGATGCCGTTATTGTCAATGTGTCTGCATTTTCTATTAAGGAATTATATGCACTCCATAGCACTAATTTATTATCCAGAAATCTTCGTTATTATATTAAAAAAAGGGATATTGATAAATCTATAAACGACACAATAGAACATGATCCGGACCAATTTTGGTTTAGAAATAATGGTATCACCATCGTATGCGACGATTTTAGAGTAGACGGAAAAATCGTACATTTAAAAGATTTTTCTATTGTAAATGGTGGTCAAACCACAACATTAATTCACAAAAATAAAGAAATAACAAAAGAGAAAGATCTTTTTCTACCATGTAAAATTATCCGCGCAATGGGAGAAAATACTGATGAAAAAAATGATTTTATTTTGGAAATCGCTAAAGCTACAAATTCACAAAAACCAATCAAAAAAATTGATTTAAAAGCTAACGCATCAGAACAAATTCGATTTTGCAATTCTATGCGAGAGGTAGGCATTTTCTATCAGACTAAACGCGGTGAAAGTGTTCCTAAAGATTTCAGAGAAGATTATTGTAATACAGATCTTGCTCAAGTTGGAAAATTATGCCTAGCGGGAGTCTTTCAATTACCTGCCTCAAGTAGAAGTAAGCCTTCATCATTATATGAAGAAAGATTTTACGCACCAGTATTTGATAAAAACCAAGGTCAAATAGCTTCCATTGTAAAGGAACTTCTATACATAGATTATTTTTTCAGGAAAAAATATGTTAAAGAATTTGATAAACAACATGAAAAGGACATTATATCCCCTATAGCTTTTGCACATAATGCGAGAACCATATGTATCGCATTTGTTGCATTAGCTACACGATTTAAAAATGGTAATCTTGACACCGAGAAACTTAGAGAATTTTTTGAACATTGTTCAGAAAATAAATCTTATGAAAACCATTTGTATGATTTATTTTCCGATTTAGGTGAGATTAGCTATTTATTGCCAAAATCATTATTTAGGAACAAAGATCTCTATGAAAAAACTTTATCTGATCTTTTTACTGTAATAATTTTATCTGGCTTTAGATATTATCAAACTGTTCGTAGAGGAGATAATTCAATTAACGAAACTAACTTCTTGAAGAATGATCAGAATTATTATGAAATCTTAAAAACAGATTGGTATGAAATAGAAGAAAAAATTAATAACATTTATGCATCACTTGAAGATATATAA
- a CDS encoding integrase core domain-containing protein, with protein sequence MIERWFRSFKYEEAYLTLYNNIKEARAAIGRYVHTYNFERCHSALDYKTPAECYCPAMLLPYAA encoded by the coding sequence ATGATTGAGCGATGGTTCCGCAGCTTCAAGTATGAAGAAGCTTATCTGACGCTGTATAACAACATCAAGGAAGCCAGAGCTGCTATTGGACGATATGTCCACACCTATAACTTTGAAAGATGCCATTCTGCCCTTGATTACAAAACACCGGCTGAATGCTACTGCCCGGCAATGCTTTTGCCGTATGCAGCTTAA